Proteins from a genomic interval of Oscillatoria salina IIICB1:
- the sufB gene encoding Fe-S cluster assembly protein SufB — MSSTVKTLVNQPYKYGFVTDIEADIIPRGLNEDVIRLISAKKNEPEFMLEFRLKAYRQWLKMEEPNWSHVNYPPIDYQNIIYYSAPKKQKEKLNSLEEVDPAVLETFEKLGIPLSEQKRLSNVAVDAIFDSVSIATTFKEKLAEEGVIFCSISEALQEHPELVQKYLGSVVPVGDNYFAALNSAVFSDGSFVFIPKGVTCPMELSTYFRINSGDTGQFERTLIVAEEGSSVSYLEGCTAPMYDTNQLHAAVVELVTLDNAEIKYSTVQNWFAGDENGKGGIYNFVTKRGLCKGKNSKISWTQVETGSAITWKYPSCVLAGDNSVGEFYSIALTNNVQQADTGTKMIHIGKNTRSTIISKGISAGKSQNSYRGLVKMGPKAKGARNYSQCDSMLIGDTAEANTFPYIQVDNNTAKVEHEASTAKIGEDQLFYFAQRGISEEDAVSMLVSGFCKDVLNELPMEFAAEADKLLSLKLENTVG, encoded by the coding sequence ATGAGTTCTACAGTCAAAACCTTAGTCAATCAACCCTATAAATACGGCTTCGTCACCGACATCGAAGCGGACATCATTCCTCGCGGGCTAAACGAGGACGTAATCCGTTTAATTTCCGCCAAGAAAAACGAGCCAGAATTCATGCTCGAGTTCCGCCTGAAAGCTTATCGCCAATGGCTGAAAATGGAGGAACCCAACTGGTCGCACGTTAACTATCCTCCCATAGATTATCAGAATATTATCTACTACTCAGCGCCAAAAAAACAGAAAGAAAAGCTTAATAGCCTCGAAGAAGTCGATCCCGCAGTCTTGGAAACCTTCGAGAAATTAGGTATTCCCCTCTCCGAACAAAAGCGACTGAGTAACGTTGCCGTCGATGCGATTTTCGACAGCGTTTCCATCGCCACCACCTTTAAAGAAAAACTTGCCGAAGAAGGCGTAATTTTTTGCTCGATCTCCGAAGCTTTACAAGAACACCCCGAACTGGTGCAAAAATACCTTGGTAGCGTAGTTCCCGTCGGAGACAACTACTTTGCAGCCTTAAACTCAGCAGTCTTCAGCGACGGTTCCTTCGTCTTCATTCCCAAAGGCGTAACCTGTCCAATGGAATTATCTACCTACTTCCGCATCAACTCTGGAGACACGGGACAATTCGAGCGTACCTTAATTGTCGCTGAAGAAGGTTCCTCCGTGAGCTATCTGGAAGGCTGTACCGCGCCAATGTACGATACCAATCAGTTACACGCGGCAGTAGTGGAATTAGTCACCCTCGACAACGCTGAAATTAAATATTCAACAGTACAAAACTGGTTTGCTGGCGACGAAAACGGCAAAGGTGGCATTTACAACTTTGTCACCAAGCGCGGTTTGTGTAAAGGCAAAAACTCGAAAATTTCTTGGACGCAAGTAGAAACAGGTTCGGCAATTACCTGGAAATATCCAAGCTGCGTCCTAGCAGGAGATAATTCTGTCGGTGAATTTTACTCGATCGCGTTGACTAATAACGTACAGCAAGCTGATACTGGAACCAAAATGATCCACATCGGCAAAAACACCCGCAGTACGATTATTTCCAAAGGAATTTCGGCAGGAAAATCGCAAAATAGCTACCGAGGTTTGGTGAAAATGGGACCCAAAGCCAAAGGTGCGCGCAACTACTCCCAGTGTGACTCGATGCTAATTGGCGATACTGCTGAAGCCAATACCTTTCCTTACATTCAAGTAGATAATAATACGGCAAAAGTCGAACACGAAGCCTCTACTGCTAAAATCGGTGAAGATCAACTTTTCTACTTCGCTCAAAGAGGTATTTCTGAAGAAGATGCGGTTTCAATGTTGGTAAGTGGTTTCTGTAAAGATGTCCTCAACGAATTACCAATGGAATTCGCCGCCGAAGCGGATAAATTGTTGAGTTTGAAGTTAGAAAATACGGTTGGCTAA
- the sufR gene encoding iron-sulfur cluster biosynthesis transcriptional regulator SufR codes for MTTTEHTSTKQDILQYLLKRGQGTAVELAETLSITPQAIRRHLKDLELENLIEYETVQQGMGRPQHIYRLSRTGRDRFPNRYSEFAVSFLDTLAETAGEEQVKAVLRKQWERKAAYYRDRLGKGGLTHRLANLVKLRQEEGYMAEWFPVEANGSRAAEKYILYEHNCAISEVAESYPSVCGHELEMFAAVLPDCQVERTQWLNEGEHHCGYLIQANPSK; via the coding sequence ATGACAACTACAGAACATACTTCAACCAAACAAGATATCCTGCAATATTTACTCAAACGAGGTCAAGGGACGGCGGTTGAGTTAGCGGAGACTTTATCGATAACTCCTCAAGCTATTCGGCGTCATTTGAAAGATTTGGAGTTAGAAAATTTAATCGAATACGAGACAGTCCAGCAAGGGATGGGTCGTCCCCAACATATTTATCGGTTAAGTCGGACGGGACGCGATCGCTTTCCCAACCGCTATAGTGAATTTGCTGTTTCTTTTCTCGATACCCTTGCGGAAACCGCCGGAGAGGAACAGGTAAAAGCAGTTTTACGCAAGCAGTGGGAACGCAAAGCAGCTTATTACCGCGATCGTCTCGGTAAAGGTGGTTTAACACATCGTCTTGCTAACTTGGTCAAACTTAGGCAAGAAGAAGGCTATATGGCAGAATGGTTTCCGGTGGAAGCTAATGGATCTCGCGCTGCTGAAAAATATATCCTTTATGAGCATAATTGTGCTATTTCTGAGGTGGCGGAATCTTATCCTAGTGTCTGCGGACATGAGTTAGAAATGTTTGCCGCAGTTTTGCCTGATTGCCAAGTTGAACGGACTCAATGGCTTAATGAGGGAGAACATCACTGTGGCTATTTGATTCAAGCAAATCCCAGTAAATAA
- a CDS encoding heavy-metal-associated domain-containing protein has translation MKIKVPSIVCQGCVDTITKEIKTHEPEAKVEVDLEGKTVTVDETKASEESIKQMITAVGHTVE, from the coding sequence ATGAAAATTAAGGTTCCGAGTATAGTTTGTCAGGGTTGTGTAGATACGATTACCAAAGAAATCAAGACTCACGAGCCAGAAGCTAAGGTAGAAGTAGATTTAGAAGGCAAAACTGTCACTGTTGATGAGACGAAAGCTTCGGAAGAGTCGATCAAACAGATGATTACCGCAGTTGGTCATACTGTGGAATAG
- a CDS encoding GGDEF domain-containing protein: MNLTCFQDAILNNSSLKEESLYLSRLQAIMDNVLVIGGENFLATLWLENIRYAKVVATEITYRAQLLEFTEIHQPKVLIIDASYPIILGWYNELKQFSQFPYIYCLAIAQENSDSPREIVSQLSREAEALENGADVYLRLKRSSVATEAQRRLLEAQIKVGLRQVEKYRELLQTNDYLSSMAFADPLTQISNRRALEWELPRQIENARNQQIPLSLLILDVDYFKSVNDNHGHLVGDRVLQLLTTRLKHHLRVQDTIFRYGGEEFVVLLKQADAPTAYAIAERLRQVICDQAFQIDRNLSLLVTISIGVSTLTATDDPEGFDLLKRADDNLIRAKSTGRNQAIGQ; this comes from the coding sequence GTGAATTTAACCTGTTTTCAGGATGCTATCTTAAATAATTCCTCTCTGAAAGAGGAGAGTTTATATTTGTCCAGACTACAGGCAATAATGGACAATGTTTTGGTAATTGGAGGTGAGAATTTTCTCGCTACCCTTTGGCTTGAAAATATTCGTTATGCAAAAGTTGTAGCTACAGAGATAACTTACCGGGCGCAACTACTTGAATTTACTGAAATACATCAACCGAAAGTATTAATTATTGATGCTAGTTATCCGATTATTCTTGGTTGGTATAACGAGCTTAAACAATTTTCTCAGTTTCCGTACATTTATTGTCTGGCGATCGCTCAAGAAAATTCCGATTCGCCCAGGGAGATTGTCTCTCAACTATCCAGAGAGGCTGAAGCTTTGGAAAATGGTGCAGACGTTTATTTAAGACTAAAGCGATCTTCGGTGGCTACTGAAGCCCAAAGACGGCTTCTAGAAGCGCAAATTAAAGTGGGGTTGCGCCAGGTGGAAAAATATCGAGAACTTTTGCAGACAAATGATTATTTGTCGAGTATGGCTTTTGCCGATCCTTTGACGCAAATTAGTAATCGCCGTGCTTTAGAATGGGAGTTACCCCGACAAATCGAAAATGCTCGCAACCAACAGATTCCCTTAAGTTTGCTGATTTTAGATGTAGATTACTTTAAGTCGGTTAACGACAATCACGGTCATTTAGTTGGCGATCGCGTTCTTCAGTTACTGACTACTCGCCTGAAACATCATTTACGAGTTCAAGATACCATTTTTCGCTATGGAGGGGAAGAATTTGTCGTTTTGCTCAAACAAGCAGACGCACCTACAGCTTACGCGATCGCCGAACGCTTGCGTCAAGTTATCTGCGACCAAGCTTTTCAAATTGACCGAAATTTATCTCTTCTAGTTACTATCAGTATAGGAGTTTCTACCTTAACTGCGACAGACGATCCCGAAGGATTTGACTTACTCAAAAGAGCTGATGATAATCTTATTCGAGCCAAATCTACAGGTCGCAATCAGGCGATCGGTCAGTAA